In a single window of the Longimicrobium sp. genome:
- a CDS encoding DUF3006 family protein, translated as MNTLPARTTWTIDAIEEGIAALEADGKLLHLPLALLPTGVREGDVLVVDREEQVDASTLRIRIDRAATEAALQRSRDQLRAMKPANDPGGDIVL; from the coding sequence ATGAACACCCTGCCGGCACGCACCACCTGGACGATCGACGCCATCGAAGAGGGCATCGCCGCACTCGAGGCAGACGGCAAGCTGCTGCACCTTCCGCTCGCCCTGCTTCCGACGGGAGTGCGCGAGGGAGACGTGCTGGTCGTGGATCGCGAGGAGCAGGTGGATGCGTCCACCCTGCGCATCCGGATCGACCGCGCGGCGACGGAGGCCGCGCTGCAGCGCTCGCGCGACCAGCTGCGCGCCATGAAGCCGGCGAACGATCCCGGCGGTGACATCGTCCTCTGA